One Candidatus Peregrinibacteria bacterium DNA segment encodes these proteins:
- the secY gene encoding preprotein translocase subunit SecY produces MWKSKDLRKKILFTLGIVLIYRLMTHISIPEVNREALAYVFERNSLLGAFSLLTGGSGESFSIVLMGLSPYINASIIIQLLTVIVPRLEEISKEGEQGRKRLNRYTRWLTLPLAILQSYGMIALINSQAQVEIIPNMSDPMVILPIMLTVSIGTIALMWLGELITEKGIGNGTSIIIFAGILAAIPPVVGPSLKLAEAEPERLLPLLAILLFSLLFTLLVVLFTEGQRRIPITYAGQRGRGKAEQAFMPIRVNQAGMIPIIFAVSLITFPSIIGQFLLYADSEWVKSIGRVATTQLNTQSWLYTVLYFFLVIGFTFFYVSIVFKPEEIAENIQKRGGFVPGLRPGKETAEYLAKVSNRLNLFGGTLIAFVGVLPIVLQLIFTEMNIGGVPTLISGAGIIIVVGVVLDLIRQINAQLLTHHYERFYR; encoded by the coding sequence CCTACGTCTTCGAACGAAATTCCCTTTTAGGAGCATTCAGCTTACTGACCGGAGGAAGTGGCGAAAGCTTTTCCATTGTACTGATGGGACTTTCCCCTTACATCAATGCCTCCATCATCATCCAACTTTTGACCGTGATCGTGCCTCGCCTCGAAGAAATTTCCAAGGAAGGAGAACAGGGCCGCAAACGCCTCAACCGCTACACCCGTTGGCTGACCTTGCCTTTGGCCATTCTGCAATCTTATGGAATGATTGCCCTCATCAACTCTCAAGCTCAAGTCGAAATCATCCCCAATATGAGCGATCCCATGGTCATTTTGCCCATCATGCTCACCGTGAGCATAGGGACCATTGCTCTGATGTGGCTCGGTGAACTCATTACAGAAAAAGGCATTGGAAACGGAACTTCCATCATCATCTTTGCAGGTATTCTTGCTGCCATTCCTCCTGTGGTAGGGCCTTCCCTCAAACTGGCTGAAGCCGAGCCCGAACGATTGCTGCCCCTCCTTGCAATTCTACTCTTCAGTCTGCTCTTCACCTTGCTCGTGGTCCTCTTCACCGAAGGACAGCGCCGCATTCCCATCACTTATGCAGGTCAAAGAGGGCGCGGCAAAGCGGAGCAAGCCTTCATGCCCATTCGCGTGAACCAAGCTGGAATGATTCCCATTATTTTTGCAGTTTCCCTCATCACCTTCCCTTCCATCATCGGACAATTCCTTTTATACGCCGATTCCGAATGGGTGAAATCAATAGGTCGCGTGGCCACCACTCAACTCAACACTCAAAGCTGGCTCTACACTGTGCTTTACTTCTTCCTGGTGATCGGATTCACTTTCTTCTATGTGAGCATCGTCTTCAAACCTGAAGAAATCGCAGAAAACATCCAAAAACGGGGCGGCTTTGTGCCCGGCCTTCGTCCAGGAAAAGAAACCGCCGAGTACCTTGCCAAGGTGTCCAACCGCCTCAATCTTTTCGGAGGAACTTTGATCGCTTTCGTAGGAGTGCTCCCCATTGTCTTGCAACTCATCTTTACAGAAATGAACATCGGAGGAGTTCCCACTCTCATCAGTGGAGCCGGAATCATCATCGTTGTGGGTGTGGTTTTGGACTTGATTCGTCAAATCAACGCTCAGTTGCTCACTCATCATTACGAGCGTTTCTACCGCTAA
- a CDS encoding nucleoside monophosphate kinase, producing MDLVLFGMQGSGKGTQSKAIAEHCGLLVFETGAELRRLSTEDSELAHKVKSIIESGHLVPTEVVMEIIADFLHRLPTGKNALFDGIPRSGDQKEQFDALMVKEGRSFKGLLIELSEEEAVKRLTTRRMCPACKTIYPASYSQDNCEKDSSTLVTRQDDTPEAIRVRLDTFLEKTVPVINAYKTEGKMLTVKGEQAIEKVTLDIQEVLKTDFSWA from the coding sequence ATGGATCTCGTACTCTTCGGAATGCAAGGCTCCGGAAAAGGCACGCAAAGCAAAGCCATCGCTGAACATTGTGGACTCCTTGTTTTTGAAACAGGAGCTGAACTTCGCCGTCTCTCCACAGAAGATTCCGAACTGGCTCACAAGGTGAAAAGCATCATCGAATCTGGACATTTGGTGCCCACCGAAGTGGTGATGGAAATCATCGCAGATTTCTTGCACCGCCTTCCCACGGGGAAGAATGCTCTTTTCGATGGCATACCTCGCAGTGGTGATCAAAAGGAACAATTCGATGCCCTGATGGTAAAAGAAGGCCGCTCTTTCAAAGGCCTACTCATTGAACTGAGCGAAGAAGAAGCGGTGAAACGTCTCACCACTCGCCGCATGTGCCCCGCCTGCAAAACCATTTATCCGGCCAGCTACAGCCAAGACAACTGTGAAAAAGACAGCAGCACACTGGTGACTCGTCAGGACGATACTCCCGAAGCCATTCGCGTGCGTCTAGACACCTTCCTCGAAAAAACTGTGCCTGTGATCAATGCCTACAAAACAGAAGGAAAAATGCTGACCGTTAAAGGAGAGCAAGCCATCGAAAAAGTGACTTTGGACATTCAAGAGGTCCTTAAAACGGACTTCTCATGGGCATGA
- the map gene encoding type I methionyl aminopeptidase, giving the protein MGMTKVKTPEQIKAMRESCHILGLILKELEDMTVPGITPMDLERRAEELCAKYKVRPAFKGYHGYPYILCTSVNDQVVHAFPTEVPLQEGDILSIDGGVVVSGMVSDSAVAVVVGQKTSDLAQRLVDTCIKAMWAGIHQVKDGCRVGDIGHAIQRVVEDAGFTVITELTGHGIGENMHEAPYILNYGEPGKGTQLRAGMTIAIEPIICTGKNAIETLDDDWTLVTTDGSLAMQHEHTVLITKTGYEVLSLRPGEKEV; this is encoded by the coding sequence ATGGGCATGACTAAAGTAAAAACGCCGGAACAAATCAAAGCCATGCGGGAAAGTTGCCACATCCTTGGGCTCATTTTAAAAGAGCTCGAAGACATGACGGTGCCAGGCATCACTCCCATGGATCTGGAGCGCCGCGCCGAAGAACTCTGCGCAAAGTACAAAGTGCGCCCCGCCTTCAAAGGCTATCACGGCTATCCCTACATTTTGTGCACCTCCGTAAACGACCAAGTGGTGCACGCCTTCCCGACTGAAGTCCCTCTGCAAGAAGGGGATATTCTTTCGATTGATGGTGGAGTCGTGGTGAGCGGCATGGTCAGCGACTCGGCTGTAGCGGTGGTGGTGGGACAAAAAACTTCAGACCTCGCTCAGCGACTCGTAGACACCTGCATCAAAGCCATGTGGGCGGGCATTCATCAGGTGAAGGATGGATGCCGTGTGGGAGACATCGGTCATGCCATTCAAAGGGTCGTGGAAGACGCCGGCTTCACTGTAATCACCGAACTCACCGGCCATGGCATCGGAGAAAACATGCATGAAGCTCCTTACATCTTGAATTACGGTGAACCTGGCAAAGGGACACAGCTTCGTGCCGGAATGACCATCGCAATCGAACCCATCATTTGCACGGGCAAAAATGCCATCGAAACCCTCGATGACGACTGGACCCTCGTGACCACCGACGGCAGCCTCGCCATGCAACACGAACACACCGTGCTCATCACCAAAACCGGCTACGAAGTGCTCAGCTTGAGGCCTGGGGAGAAGGAGGTATAA
- a CDS encoding helix-turn-helix domain-containing protein, with protein sequence MMEQLQKLGLNSKEAALYLVSLEMGEASPVSTLAKKAGINRTTAYDILESLVQRGLLVSSEHKGFRSYRAQPPEKLITYLKEEADRFLRLSQEAKRILPELTTHYHALSDRPRVYFYEGEEGLVRVYEETLTSKEEIRAFANAQVNQDLLGWYFPRYYERRAEKGIPIRGILMDTPVDRDLHEKDQLHLRTSRIIPKSKLDFTPEVNFFDDKIMIADWKEKLGIIIESKEITHLFKQVFELAWEAAEKYQMEAPSKEKRKKV encoded by the coding sequence ATGATGGAACAATTGCAAAAACTTGGGCTCAATTCTAAAGAAGCGGCACTGTACTTGGTCAGTTTAGAAATGGGGGAAGCGTCACCCGTTTCGACACTCGCAAAGAAAGCGGGTATAAACCGGACCACGGCGTACGATATTCTGGAGAGTTTGGTGCAGCGCGGACTTCTGGTTTCTTCTGAACATAAGGGCTTTCGAAGTTATCGGGCGCAGCCCCCCGAGAAGCTCATCACTTATCTTAAAGAAGAAGCGGATCGTTTTTTGAGGCTTTCTCAGGAAGCAAAGAGGATACTGCCTGAATTGACGACTCATTATCACGCTTTGTCGGATCGACCACGTGTGTATTTTTATGAGGGAGAAGAAGGGCTGGTCCGTGTGTATGAAGAAACCCTAACTTCCAAAGAAGAAATCCGTGCTTTTGCGAATGCTCAGGTGAATCAAGATCTTTTGGGTTGGTATTTCCCGCGGTACTATGAACGTCGTGCAGAGAAAGGAATTCCTATTCGAGGGATTTTGATGGATACGCCGGTGGATCGAGACTTGCACGAAAAAGATCAGTTGCACTTGAGAACGAGTCGAATCATTCCCAAATCAAAGTTGGATTTTACGCCCGAAGTGAATTTCTTTGACGATAAAATCATGATTGCTGATTGGAAGGAGAAACTTGGGATCATCATTGAAAGCAAAGAGATCACTCATTTGTTTAAGCAGGTTTTTGAACTGGCTTGGGAGGCTGCAGAAAAATATCAGATGGAAGCACCTTCCAAGGAGAAAAGGAAGAAAGTATGA
- a CDS encoding LCP family protein produces MDLPSFVPDYVELVDDPNNLNVLLMGKHGSNVDTMIFAHVDSVDGKVVLVSIPRDLYYQNRKINSIYAGKGVLAQLAAVEDVVGYKIQHYALVDMYVFRDIVNELGGIDVTLKEDLIDPTYKVCDGDVCSTLYYEAGLHHLDGTEALRVARSRHTTSDYSRAERQQLILQGIQDKFRSLGVEDAATLFDLMTTILGALETDITLAQATQYVLKYQNYEIDGGNVISTVNVLSAVPVPVDYVTSHPIRICEDETKPETCKDTFAIDTLQPKNSNWNLMRWYVSGLLEE; encoded by the coding sequence TTGGACCTCCCCAGTTTCGTCCCGGACTATGTTGAGCTCGTTGATGACCCTAACAATTTGAATGTTTTATTGATGGGGAAGCATGGTTCCAATGTGGACACCATGATTTTTGCGCATGTCGACTCTGTCGATGGGAAGGTGGTTTTGGTCAGTATTCCTCGTGATCTTTATTATCAGAATAGAAAAATCAACAGCATTTATGCTGGGAAAGGGGTCTTGGCTCAGCTCGCAGCGGTGGAAGATGTGGTGGGTTATAAGATTCAGCATTATGCTTTGGTGGACATGTATGTTTTCCGCGATATTGTGAATGAATTGGGAGGCATTGATGTGACTTTGAAAGAGGATCTCATCGACCCCACTTATAAGGTTTGCGATGGAGATGTTTGCTCGACTTTGTACTATGAAGCGGGGCTGCATCATTTGGATGGAACTGAGGCGTTGCGCGTGGCTCGTTCTAGACACACCACGTCGGACTATTCTCGCGCGGAACGTCAGCAGCTCATTTTACAAGGAATTCAAGATAAGTTTAGAAGCTTGGGTGTGGAGGATGCCGCGACTTTGTTCGATCTCATGACCACGATTTTGGGTGCCTTGGAAACAGACATCACTTTGGCGCAGGCCACGCAATACGTTTTGAAGTATCAAAATTATGAAATCGATGGAGGCAATGTGATCTCTACGGTCAATGTTTTATCGGCAGTGCCTGTGCCTGTGGATTACGTGACTTCTCATCCCATCAGGATTTGTGAAGATGAAACCAAGCCAGAAACCTGTAAAGACACCTTTGCCATCGATACTTTGCAGCCCAAGAACAGCAATTGGAATCTCATGCGGTGGTATGTGAGTGGGCTTTTGGAAGAGTAG
- the infA gene encoding translation initiation factor IF-1, whose product MTKQVIQIKGIVVECLPNATFRVRLDDPAYPTDHVVLCHLSGKMRINYIRIIPGDAVTVELTPYDLSKGRIVFRHKKGGPPMPTQEAPAVEAAPPAPTETLDPNSPAQ is encoded by the coding sequence ATGACCAAACAAGTCATTCAGATTAAAGGAATCGTCGTAGAATGTTTACCTAATGCGACATTCCGTGTGAGACTGGATGACCCTGCCTACCCGACTGACCACGTAGTGCTCTGTCACCTCTCAGGCAAGATGCGGATCAATTACATCCGAATCATCCCGGGAGATGCGGTCACCGTCGAGTTGACACCTTACGATCTATCGAAGGGGCGTATTGTTTTCCGCCACAAGAAAGGTGGACCTCCAATGCCTACCCAAGAGGCTCCAGCTGTAGAAGCTGCTCCTCCAGCTCCCACTGAAACTTTAGACCCTAATAGCCCGGCTCAATGA
- the rpmJ gene encoding 50S ribosomal protein L36 has protein sequence MKVRSSVKNICEKCHKIRRKGVVRIICENPKHKQRQG, from the coding sequence ATGAAAGTCCGATCCTCTGTAAAAAACATCTGTGAAAAATGCCACAAAATCCGACGCAAGGGAGTGGTGCGCATCATCTGTGAAAACCCCAAGCACAAACAACGCCAGGGTTAA
- the rpsM gene encoding 30S ribosomal protein S13 has product MVRLAGVQLPMEKRVEVGLTYIHGVGRAISKNMLNELNIPLDKKVKDLSEDELAKLRDALTKLRTEGDLRRKVQMDVKRLQDIGSYRGFRHKKRLPARGQRTKTNARTKRGRRMTMGSGRKKETK; this is encoded by the coding sequence ATGGTCCGTCTCGCTGGAGTTCAACTGCCTATGGAAAAACGTGTGGAAGTGGGTCTCACCTACATTCATGGTGTGGGCCGTGCCATTTCCAAGAACATGCTGAACGAATTGAACATCCCTCTAGATAAGAAAGTGAAAGACCTCAGTGAAGATGAACTTGCTAAACTCCGCGATGCTCTCACTAAACTTCGCACCGAAGGTGATCTTCGCCGCAAAGTACAAATGGACGTCAAACGCCTGCAAGACATCGGTTCTTACCGTGGTTTCCGCCACAAAAAGCGCCTCCCCGCTCGTGGACAGCGCACCAAGACCAATGCTCGTACCAAACGTGGACGCCGTATGACCATGGGCAGTGGACGTAAGAAAGAAACCAAGTAA
- the rpsK gene encoding 30S ribosomal protein S11 has protein sequence MRRNKRKTVVSGTIYVQAGFNNTIITFTDADGKVISWATSGSCGFKGSKKATPYAAQMAAEAAAEKAKAYGFERGDVFVKGIGHGREQALRGLIAQGITILRIVDTTPVPHNGCRQPRTRRV, from the coding sequence GTGCGTCGCAACAAGAGGAAAACTGTTGTGAGTGGTACAATCTATGTACAAGCCGGTTTCAACAACACCATCATCACCTTCACTGATGCTGATGGAAAAGTGATTTCTTGGGCCACTTCTGGGTCTTGCGGATTCAAAGGATCAAAGAAGGCGACCCCCTACGCGGCGCAAATGGCCGCCGAAGCCGCCGCTGAAAAAGCCAAAGCTTATGGATTCGAACGTGGAGACGTATTTGTAAAAGGAATCGGTCATGGACGTGAACAAGCCCTTCGTGGACTCATTGCCCAAGGCATCACCATCCTCAGGATCGTAGACACCACTCCGGTGCCTCACAACGGATGCCGTCAACCTCGCACTCGACGAGTATAA
- the rpsD gene encoding 30S ribosomal protein S4: MSRYTGPKGRLVRRFGVDIFGTAKMTALLEKRPQGPGMHGGNRQGKASEYKKQLLEKQKMRLMYGLTEKQLRNYYLKATTKKEATGVALQKMLESRLDNVVYRAGFAKTRAQARQMVNHGMWTLNGRRVSIPSMQVHENDVIEVREKSKTSPLFTAVKEDKDFGSARWLKAEQKGLKIEVSSLPEQEDLDKIIDTQLIVEFYSK; this comes from the coding sequence ATGTCTCGATACACTGGACCAAAAGGACGCCTCGTACGACGCTTCGGAGTCGACATCTTTGGCACCGCCAAGATGACGGCCCTTCTTGAAAAGCGCCCTCAAGGACCTGGAATGCACGGTGGAAACCGCCAAGGAAAGGCCTCCGAATACAAGAAGCAACTTTTGGAAAAGCAAAAGATGCGCCTTATGTACGGACTCACTGAAAAACAACTCCGAAACTATTACCTTAAGGCAACAACCAAGAAAGAAGCGACCGGTGTGGCTTTGCAAAAAATGCTCGAAAGCCGCCTCGACAACGTGGTGTACCGTGCAGGATTTGCAAAAACCCGCGCTCAGGCTCGTCAAATGGTGAACCACGGGATGTGGACTTTGAACGGCCGCCGCGTGAGCATTCCTTCTATGCAAGTGCACGAAAACGATGTGATTGAAGTGCGTGAAAAATCAAAAACCAGCCCCCTTTTCACCGCAGTGAAAGAGGACAAGGATTTCGGATCTGCTCGCTGGCTCAAAGCTGAGCAAAAAGGCCTCAAAATCGAGGTGAGCTCACTTCCTGAACAGGAAGACCTCGATAAAATCATAGACACTCAGCTCATCGTTGAGTTCTATTCCAAATAA
- a CDS encoding DNA-directed RNA polymerase subunit alpha translates to MHIIQAEIGLPKISEQKMGDFHSTFAISPLPQGYGTTLGNGLRRVMLSSLPGAAVTGVKIKGVTHEYAALKGVKDSVLDIMLNLKQLAVSLDGTTKQTLSLKVKTGGIVTAADIDAPSGVTIHNPDLYITTIDKGGSLEMDIRIEKGVGYRASVIGQHQDDDAEIIEIDAVFSPLKRIHYTVEATRVGQETNLDKLLLEVKTNGSLTPDDALKFAGKVLESYFNIFNRDEAPVEPEFMSDFEKIAAKAKAEEDSTRPQQQSYTPIEILGLSPRTLNALINGGIGSIEELTHSSEARLSNLRGFGKKALTEVADALEKRGLNLPMED, encoded by the coding sequence ATGCACATCATTCAAGCAGAAATCGGTCTCCCAAAAATCTCAGAACAGAAGATGGGGGACTTTCACTCCACGTTTGCTATCAGTCCTCTCCCTCAAGGTTATGGAACCACGCTCGGAAACGGACTGCGTCGTGTGATGCTTTCCTCTCTTCCTGGAGCCGCAGTGACCGGAGTCAAAATCAAAGGTGTGACTCATGAATACGCCGCTCTCAAAGGCGTAAAAGACAGCGTGCTCGACATCATGCTCAATCTGAAGCAACTGGCAGTCAGCCTCGATGGAACGACCAAGCAAACGCTCAGCCTCAAGGTGAAAACCGGAGGAATTGTGACGGCTGCGGACATCGATGCTCCTTCTGGAGTGACCATCCACAACCCAGACCTCTACATCACCACCATCGATAAAGGAGGTTCTTTGGAGATGGACATCCGCATTGAAAAAGGCGTGGGTTATCGCGCTTCTGTGATCGGTCAACACCAAGATGACGATGCCGAAATCATTGAAATCGACGCGGTATTCTCCCCATTGAAACGCATCCACTACACCGTGGAAGCCACTCGTGTGGGTCAAGAAACCAACCTCGATAAACTGCTGCTCGAAGTGAAAACCAACGGTTCTCTCACCCCTGACGATGCGCTAAAATTCGCCGGAAAAGTCTTGGAATCTTACTTCAACATCTTCAACCGCGACGAAGCCCCTGTAGAACCTGAATTCATGAGCGATTTCGAGAAAATCGCCGCCAAAGCGAAGGCAGAAGAAGACAGCACTCGCCCTCAACAACAATCTTACACTCCCATCGAGATCCTCGGACTTTCTCCTCGAACGCTCAATGCGCTCATCAACGGAGGAATCGGCTCCATCGAAGAACTCACTCACTCCTCTGAAGCTCGCCTTTCCAACCTCCGCGGTTTTGGAAAGAAGGCTCTCACCGAAGTGGCAGACGCTCTCGAGAAGCGTGGACTCAACCTCCCCATGGAAGATTGA
- the rplQ gene encoding 50S ribosomal protein L17, producing MRHQKKQLKLNMQRDHRAALIRNLATSIILFEKVKTTVARAKAVRPVVEDLITKAKTKDAREAIRQINQVVFDKNATRKLIEVLKPRYQDRTGGYTRLVKMGFRSGDSAAVVQIQLV from the coding sequence ATGCGTCACCAAAAGAAACAACTCAAGCTGAACATGCAACGCGATCACCGCGCTGCCCTCATCCGCAACCTGGCCACTTCCATCATCTTATTTGAAAAGGTGAAGACCACGGTGGCTCGTGCCAAAGCGGTGCGCCCTGTAGTGGAAGATCTCATCACCAAGGCCAAAACCAAAGACGCTCGTGAAGCAATCCGTCAAATCAATCAAGTGGTGTTCGACAAAAATGCAACTCGCAAACTCATTGAAGTTTTGAAACCTCGCTACCAAGACCGCACAGGAGGATACACTCGCCTCGTAAAAATGGGTTTCCGCAGCGGTGACTCAGCGGCAGTCGTACAAATTCAACTCGTTTAA
- the rplM gene encoding 50S ribosomal protein L13 → MQKTTHTKLEDAKKSEKWYLINADGKIVGDLATTIATIIRGKNKPLFHPSIACGDQVVVINAEKVVLTGNKETQKTYVHYTGFPGGLRTTTPEKLRKENPEKILELAVKGMVPRNRLRKHVLAKLHVYAGTEHPHGPQNPQPLTLA, encoded by the coding sequence ATGCAAAAGACCACTCACACAAAACTCGAAGACGCTAAAAAGTCTGAAAAATGGTACCTCATCAATGCCGATGGCAAAATTGTGGGAGACCTCGCAACCACCATTGCAACCATCATTCGTGGAAAGAATAAGCCTCTCTTCCATCCTTCCATTGCTTGTGGAGACCAAGTGGTTGTGATCAATGCTGAAAAAGTGGTTTTGACCGGAAATAAAGAGACTCAAAAGACCTACGTACACTACACCGGATTCCCCGGTGGGCTCCGCACCACAACTCCTGAAAAGCTGCGTAAAGAAAACCCTGAAAAAATTCTCGAGCTCGCAGTGAAAGGCATGGTTCCTCGAAACCGCCTTCGTAAACACGTGCTCGCTAAGCTCCATGTTTATGCAGGAACCGAGCACCCTCATGGACCTCAAAATCCACAACCCTTAACTTTGGCTTAA
- the rpsI gene encoding 30S ribosomal protein S9, translated as MTEATTFSGTYFYANGKRKTAVARVRLYKGNGRVVVNGQDAREYFTTEEMVNVFMAPLALVHMEKQFDISAMVQGGGIQGQAEALRHGIAMALLEFDSSLRSLLKPEGYLTRDSRAKERKKPGLHRARRAPQFSKR; from the coding sequence ATGACTGAAGCAACGACCTTTTCCGGAACTTATTTCTACGCCAATGGAAAGCGTAAAACCGCTGTGGCTCGCGTTCGCCTCTACAAAGGGAACGGTCGCGTCGTAGTGAATGGCCAGGATGCACGCGAATACTTCACGACTGAAGAAATGGTCAATGTGTTCATGGCCCCTCTCGCATTGGTGCACATGGAAAAACAATTCGACATCTCTGCTATGGTTCAAGGTGGAGGCATACAAGGACAAGCCGAAGCCCTTCGTCACGGAATTGCAATGGCTCTCTTGGAATTCGATTCCAGCCTGCGCTCCCTTTTAAAACCAGAAGGCTACCTCACTCGAGACAGCCGTGCCAAAGAACGCAAAAAGCCCGGTCTACACCGTGCTCGCCGCGCTCCTCAATTCAGCAAACGTTAA
- the trmD gene encoding tRNA (guanosine(37)-N1)-methyltransferase TrmD — protein MRFDILTLFPKLVQPYFEDSILKRAIEAGHITVAVHNIRDYSKERHHKVDDTPYGGGSGMLMACQPLYDAIKAIKKLNTGPVLYMSPVGQRFTQKKALELAESGLAARKNSKKGLILLCGRYEGIDERIIELLVDEEISIGDFVLTGGELPALTIVDAVARLLPGVLGDEQSAHEESFSDALEGMLEYPHYTKPESFKGKKVPPVLLSGNHAEIAKWRRAHRRHPHS, from the coding sequence ATGCGCTTCGACATCCTCACTCTCTTCCCCAAACTTGTGCAGCCTTATTTTGAGGACTCCATTTTAAAACGCGCGATTGAAGCGGGTCACATCACTGTGGCGGTGCACAACATTCGCGATTACAGCAAAGAACGTCATCACAAAGTGGACGATACCCCATACGGCGGAGGCAGCGGCATGCTCATGGCCTGCCAACCTCTTTACGATGCCATCAAAGCCATAAAAAAACTCAATACAGGACCAGTGCTCTACATGAGTCCTGTTGGACAACGCTTCACACAAAAAAAGGCCTTAGAACTTGCAGAAAGTGGCCTCGCGGCACGCAAAAATTCCAAGAAAGGACTCATCCTGCTCTGCGGGCGCTACGAAGGCATTGATGAGCGCATCATCGAATTGCTAGTGGATGAAGAAATTTCCATCGGTGACTTCGTGCTGACCGGGGGTGAGCTGCCCGCCCTGACCATTGTAGATGCTGTAGCCCGACTGCTCCCGGGCGTGCTCGGCGATGAACAAAGCGCTCACGAAGAATCTTTCAGCGACGCCCTAGAAGGCATGTTGGAATACCCCCACTACACCAAACCCGAGTCCTTCAAAGGTAAAAAAGTCCCCCCTGTACTGCTCTCGGGCAACCATGCCGAAATCGCAAAATGGCGCAGAGCTCATAGGCGCCATCCTCATTCTTAA